A window of Polynucleobacter sp. KF022 genomic DNA:
CATGTCTTTTACTGGGGCTACGTATGGCATTACAACTCCTCTTAATTCAAATTGAATAACTCAAATACCTACTGGGCACTGCTATTCACAACTTATCCCAATGCTTTTGTTAATTCTGGAACTGCCGTATTTAGATCGGCAACCAAGCCATAATCTGCAACACTGAAGATTGGGGCTTCAGGATCTTTATTAATTGCGACGATGACTTTGGAATCTTTCATGCCAGCTAAATGCTGGATGGCACCAGAGATACCCACAGCAATATAGAGCTGTGGTGCAACTATCTTGCCGGTTTGGCCCACTTGGTAGTCATTTGGAACATAACCCGCATCAACGGCTGCGCGAGAGGCGCCCAAGGCTGCACCAAGCTTGTCAGCCAAAGGTGTAATGAGCTCTTGATATTTCTCGCCAGAACCTAAACCACGACCACCAGACACAATGATCTTGGCAGCAGTTAACTCTGGACGATCAGATTTAGTTAACTCACGACCAACAAAAGAAGATTGAGCTTTGCTATCAGCAGCCGCTGCTTTCTCAATGGCAGCTGAACCACCAGTCGCAGCAACTGGATCAAAACCGGTAGTACGTACAGTAATCACTTTAACTGGATCGGTAGATTGCACAGTGGCAATCGCATTACCTGCATAAATTGGACGCTCAAAAGTATCTATTGAAACCACTTTAGTGATGTCGGATAACTGAGCCACATCGAGCTTGGCTGCAACGCGAGGCAATACGTTCTTACCATTTGCAGTTGCAGGAGCAAGGATATGGTTATAGCCATTTGCAATTGAGAGAATTTGTGCCGCCAATGGTTCAGCCAATTGATCAGCTAAATTTGCCGCATCAATTTGAATGACCTTTCGTACACCAGCAATTTGTGATGCCGCAACTACTGCGGCATCAGCACCACTACCAGCAACGAGCACATCTACCTCTGGAGAGCACTGCAAAGCAGCCGCTACAGTATTCAGTGTGGCAGCCTTTAAAGATTGATTGTCGTGTTCAGCAATAACAAGAGCAGCCATTTAGATCACCTTCGCTTCATTTTTAAGTTTTTCTACCAAGGCTGCCACATCGGCAACCATCACACCTGCGCTACGCTTAGGCGGCTCTTCAACTTTGATTGTTTTCAGACGTGGGGCAATATCAACACCCAACTCTTCAGGCTTCACAATATCGATTGTCTTTTTCTTAGCCTTCATAATGTTTGGCAAAGTGACATAACGTGGTTCATTCAAACGTAAGTCAGTAGTAATGACTGCAGGCAAGGTGAGAGCAACCGTCTCTAAACCGCCATCCACTTCGCGTGTCACGGTAGCTTTACCGTCAGCCACAACTACCTTAGATGCGAATGTTGCTTGTGGAATATCCATCAGGCTTGCCAACATCTGACCAGTTTGATTGCTATCGTCATCAATCGCTTGCTTGCCAAGAATGATGATTTGCGCTTGCTCTTTATCTGAGAGTGCCTTGAGAATCTTTGCAACCGCCAAAGGCTGCAAGTCGGCATCAGGAGCTGTTTCAACCAAGATAGCGCGATCAGCGCCAATAGCTAAAGCAGTACGCAATGTTTCTTGGCATTGAGTGGCACCTGCAGTCACCACCACCACTTCAGTTGCTACGCCTGCTTCCTTTAAGCGCACCGCTTCTTCAACAGCAATTTCATCAAAGGGGTTCATGCTCATTTTGACGTTAGCCAAATCTACGCCGGAGTTATCTGACTTCACTCGAATTTTGACGTTGTAATCAACAACGCGCTTTACAGCTACTAAGATTTTCATTTGGAATTCTCAATAAAGATTAATGATCTATTTTATCCGCCCTAGGGCACCCTACCCTAGACATCAATAGCAGTGGCAGATCCAGCCTGCTTGCGTAACTCAAACTTCTGAATCTTGCCAGTAGAGGTCTTGGGTAGTTCGCAGAACACAATCGCCCTAGGAACCTTGAAGCCTGCCAAATGCTGCTTGCAATGGGCAATGATCTCCTCTGGAGTTACCTCTGACCCTGGCTTAATCTCCAGGAAGGCGCAAGGGGTTTCGCCCCACTTTGGATCTGGTTTAGCAACCACGGCAGCTGCATTCACTGCAGGATGGCGATAGAGAACATCTTCCACTTCAACAGAGGAAATATTCTCCCCACCAGAAATAATGATGTCTTTGCTACGGTCTTTCATCTTGACGTAGCCATCAGGATTCATTACAGCTAAGTCACCTGAATGGAACCAGCCACCCTCAAACGCTTCTTGAGTAGCTTTTTCATTCTTCAAGTAACCCTTCATGGCGATGTTACCTTTGAACATAATTTCGCCCATGGTTTCACCATCAGCAGGAACTGGTTTCATCGTTTCTGGATCCAGCACTGCAATTGCTTGCTGCATGTGATAGCGCACACCTTGACGAGCATTCAAACGAGCACGCTCACCGATATCCAAATCATTCCACTCGTCTTGCTTAACGCATACTGAGGCCGGACCATAAACCTCAGTCAAGCCATATACGTGAGTTAAGTCAAAACCTAACTTTTCCATGCCCTCAATAATGGATGCAGGTGGCGCAGCGCCTGCAATCAAGCCTTTGACGCCCGCAGGCACGCCGGCCTTCAATTCATCAGAGGCATTCACCAGCAAGTTATGAACAATTGGGGCGGCGCAATAGTGAGTCACACCATGCTCTTTAATAGCAGCAAAAATATGCTGTGCATCGACACGACGTAAGCATACGTTTACACCTGCGCGAGCAGCAATGGTCCACGGGAAACACCAGCCATTACAGTGGAACATAGGGAGAGTCCATAAGTACACAGGGTGCTTATTGATATCCCAATCCAACACATTTGATACCGCATTAATGGCAGCACCACGATGGTGATAAACCACTCCTTTTGGATTACCAGTAGTGCCAGAGGTGTAGTTCAAGCAAATAGCTTGCCACTCATCTGCCGGGACTTGCCACGCAAAATTGGGATCACCTTCAGAAAGTAAGCTTTCGTAAGTCAACCTGCCCAACTTCTCACCAGGAACATCAAACTCTTTTTCTTCTACATCGATTACCAATAATTCACGCCCTGATTCTTTTTTTGCAATCTCCAAAGCCTTCTTCATTACAGCTGAAAACTCAGGGTCAACGATGACTACTTTTGCTTCGCCGTGGTTGAGCATAAAGGCAATTGATTCGGCATCTAAACGGGTGTTGAGAGCATTTAATACCGCGCCCGCCATCGGAATACCAAAGTGAGCCTCTACCATTGGAGGAGTATTAGGCAACATTACCGCTACCGTATCGCCCAAGCCAATGCCATGCTTTTGCAAAGCGCTTGCTAAGCGACGGCAACGCTCGTACGTTTGCTGCCAAGTCTGGCGCAACTTGCCATGAATAATGGCGGTTTTATTAGGGTAAATCTCTGCTGAGCGCTCTAAAAAGAGGAGCGGAGTAATTGGAGTGTAATTGGCAGGATTGCGATCCAAGCCTTGTTCATAAATATTTACCATCTTCAACTTTCGATTTCGTTTTACTAAATTACAGTTACTGAATTAAATGTCTGCCAATGCCTTAACGTGAGCCACAACACTTCGCCCTAATGCTGAGAGGTTGTAACCTCCCTCTAGGCAGCTCACGATGCGACCCTGCGCATAATCATTCGCAATTTCTTTTAAGCGCTTCGTGATCCAAGCATAGTCATCTTCGACTAAACCCATCTGACCAAGATCATCCTCACGATGAGCATCGAAGCCTGCTGAAATAATCACGAGCTCGGGCTCAAAGTTACGCAAAGCAGGCAACCATCTCTCTTCCACAATCGAGCGAACCACATCGCCACGAGTGGATGCAGGCAAAGGCACATTGACCATATTATCAGCAGGATCCAGGCCGCTGTAGGGATAAAAAGGATGCTGGAAGAAGCTGCACATCAAGACATTAGGGTCATTGAAAAAAGCAGCTTCAGTACCATTACCGTGATGCACATCAAAATCAATAATCGCTACGCGCTCAATGCCATAGGTTTCCATGGCATATCTTGCGGCAATCGCCACGTTATCAAATAAACAAAATCCCATTGAACGGGTTGGCTCGGCATGATGCCCTGGCGGCCTTACCGCACAAAAGACATTCTCAACTTCGCCCTTCATCACAGCATCAACACCAGCAATCGCTGCACCAGCAGCTCTGAGCGCCACTCTATAAGTATGGGGATTCATGATGGTGTCACCATCGAGCATGAAATACCCACTCTCAGGAGCGCGATCTCTCACAAAAGAAACGTGATCAGGGCTATGCACTAACTCAAGCTGTTCTTCGGTTGCTAATGGTGCATCCAAGTGATGCAGGAGGCGATCAACACCACTACGAATTAACTGGTCATTAATCGCTTGAATTCGTTCTGGACACTCTGGATGATGGCTTCCCATCTCATGTTTCAGAAAGTCTGGATGAGTTATGTATCCTGTTGTCATTACTCAAAATCCTTAATCACAAATTTATAATTTTTATAATCTGATAAAACGTGCTCAACACTCGAAAATCCAATACCTTTAGCATGAACTTTCGCATCTCCCTCTTACTCTTAATTCTTGCTCTGGCGGGCTGTTCCAGCACCCCCACACAGCCTACACAGCCTATACAGCCACACCAGCCTATCCTAAACCAGACTGATGATGCAGTCACTGAAGCGCGTTTTAGTCAAAACCTCAACGAATTACTGGGGCAGATCTCGCAAAACCAAGAAATACCGCTTTCAGCACTAGAAATGGGCCTCCTTGATGCTAAAACGATTCCCTCGATTCGCAAATTGGTATTACCCCCATCGGGAACCTTCAAGAAAAATTGGCTGGCTTACCGGAAGCGCTTTATTGAGCCAGTCCGCCTCAAGGCTGGCAAGGCATTTTGGGACCAAAATCAGGCCTTTTTGAGTCAAGTCGAGCAAGACTCAGGGGTGCCTGCAGAAATTATTGTGGCCATTATTGGAATCGAAACTATCTATGGGCGCCAAACCGGTAACTTCAGGGTGAAAGACGTACTTTCCACTCTCGCCTTTAGCTACCCCGAGACCCCTAACAAACCAGCACGTGAACAGCTTTTTAAGGACCAACTCAAAGAACTCATTTTGCTTTGCTGGACCGAGGCAGGCGGCAAACTACCTTCTAAAAATAGCAGTCAAGGTGTCAATAGTGCGCGCTTTAGCAGCTGCTTAAACCAAAATAGTTCTTATGCTGGCGCAATTGGTCTGCCGCAGTTCATGCCCGGAAGTATTCGCAACTTTGCAATAGATGGCGATGGTGATGGACGGATTGATCTTAAAAATAGTCCCAAAGATGCCATTGCTAGCGTTGCCAGCTTCATGAAAAAACATGGCTGGCAAGCAGGTATGCCGATTTCATTTCCAGTTCAAGTCAATGGCATTGAAGCCGCCAAGCAGTTGGCTGATGGCGAGCCCCAATTGAAATTCACTGTGCAGGAATTAATTGATAAGGGCATCCTAACCAAACAACAAGGCGACCTACAAAGTGGTGGCGTAGAACCGCAAAGCAAAGCCTTCATTATTGACTTGCCATACCCTGATAAAGATGGCACTGACCAAGTGCAATATTTTGTTGGCTTAAATAATTTTCTGACGATTGTTCAATACAACCGTAGTTATTTTTATGCGCAAAGCGTTGCTGAGTTTGCAGAGGCCTTGGGATACAAAAATCAGAGTGCAGTACCAGTAGAAAGCCTAAGCAAAAATGTAGGGGCTAAAGCTGCTACCGAAAAATCCAAGGCTAAGAAATCAAGCCAAAAGAAAAAAGCTAAATCTACTTAAGCAGGAAACACCCCAGTAGATAGGTAGCGGTCTCCGCGGTCGCAAACAATAAATACGATCGTGGCATTTTCAACTTGACGCGCAATGCGCAAGGCGACTACTAGGGCGCCGCCGGCAGAGATACCACAGAAGATTCCCTCCTCAACAGCGAGACGACGCGCCATCTCTTCAGCATCTGCTTGAGACACATATTCAATAAGATCAACCTTATCGCCTTGATAGATCTTGGGTAAATACTCAGGAGCCCATTTACGAATTCCCGGAATTTGTGAACCATCCTCAGGCTGTGCTCCGATGATCTGAATCGCAGGATTCATAGACTTCAGATACGTTGACACTCCAGTAATGGTGCCGGTAGTCCCCATCGCTGAAACAAAATGAGTAACCTGACCATCGGTATCGCGCCAAATTTCTGGGCCAGTAGTTTCAATATGTGCTCTTGGATTATCTGGATTAGCAAACTGATCAAGCAATCTGCCTCGACCTTCTCGTTGCAATTGCAGAGCGTAATCTCTAGCAAACTCCATACCACCAGAAGCTGCCGTCAAAATGAGTTCAGCGCCATAAGCCGCCATACTTTGACGGCGCTCAATGCTTTGGTTTTCTGGCATCACTAAAATCATTTTGTAACCCAGCATCGCTGCAGTCATTGCCAATGCAATTCCGGTGTTGCCGCTAGTGGCTTCGATTAATGTATCGCCAGGTTTAATTTCGCCACGCTCTTGTGCGCGAGAGATCATCGACAGCGCAGGTCGGTCTTTAACCGACCCCGCTGGATTATTCCCCTCTAACTTACCCAGAATGACATTGTTGCGATTCTCGTTTTCCAGACCAGGAATACGCTGTAAACGAACCAAAGGCGTATTGCCCACTGTCTGTGAAATAGTTAGGTAGGAAGGTTTGCTCATAAGGCCATTTTAGCCATAAGCCGCCTTACACGCGATAGGGCTTAATTTCTGCGACCTGCTCCCGCACGCTCCGGCTGATTGCGATGACCAGCTTGATTACGAGAATGACGTCTGCTAGAGGTGCTACCCTCCTTTTTGGTTCGGCCATTCGGCTCCCGAAAAGAGCTTGGGGCTTCGATCGTCAAACCGTTATCCACCATTTTCTCCACGGATTTCATGCCGATACCACGAACACGCTTTTGCAAATCATTAGCATCTTGAAAGTGTCCGCCATCTAAACGTTCAGCAATGATGGTTTTGGCTTTAGAAGGGCCAATTCCCTTAATACTCTCCAATTCTGATTGAGTAGCGGTGTTGACATTAATCGGTGAGGCATAAGCTGATAGAGAACTCGCAGCCAATACTGTGGACACAGCAAGCGCCTTGAATAATCTGTTAAATCTACCTAAGTTCAAATATTGAGTCATTTCTTCTCCTCTAGAAAATAAAAAATCCACGGACACAAAGTGCGCATGGATCATGTACAACGATTCAGGATAGAGGTGGTTGACTAGTTTTATAGGACAGCAAATTAATCAGTAAATACTGACAATAATTAAATTTAATGGCTCAAGATAAACTGGGCCGCACGTTTAACAAGTTCTGGCTCGGTCTGGTTAAACCCATGATAAGCAAAGGAGTCGCACACATTACCCTCGCTTATACCGCCCTCAATAATCTCTAGACGCGAAACAGTATTTATTGGTCTAGAGGAAATGATGTTTTCAGAAGCAGATAGTGGAGTGCCTAAGCACTGATCATTTAAGTGATGAATTGCCAATACTGGAAATTTCACATCATCATCCAAGCTTGCAGTCCTGACAGTTCCAGCAATGATGATCCCAGCAAGTGAATTCGTTTTTACTTTATTTGAAAAATAGGTAGCAGTCGATGTACCCATGCTATGTCCAAATATCCAAACAGGGAGATTAAATTTTTTCTTGTAGAACTCAATAACCTCGCCCACTCTTGCAAGGTGATCTGCGCGGTCGCGTCGATCACCTCTTCTGAGGTCCCCTAAGTCATATGGAGTATCGACTAATACCGCATCAATTTGATATTGAGACCAAAGGCTTGCTGAGCGGACAAAAGTATGTTGATTCTTAGTGGAGCCATCATCTTTAAGGCGTAGCATACCTCCACCCCCGGGGAATAACAGCACTATAGCCTTTGCATTTGGTGTCGGCAGCAAAAGAGTTCTTGTTGGCTGATCTTGCTGATGTGGGATATCTAATACTTGCGCCTGCGCAGTCACAGCCGCAAAGCACAAGCAAACAGTCAATAAGGACTTAGCTACCAATGATTCCCTTAAGACCGGTGTAAATAGACACGGCTGTAGTTCCCAGAGCCACAACGGTGCCGCCGTATTCCTGTAATGTCTTCATTAAGCCATGGACATTTTTAAGCGAGGCACCGCCGTCTTTAAAGTTCAATGCAGCCACCTTCATCATTGAGCTCATTAAGCCGGTCCTGCGAGCTCTTTGCTTTGCAGCGTAAGTCACACCGCCAAGCAACATGCCTGTTAAAAAGCTAAATGCAATACTAGCTGAATACTCTAAAACCTCTTTCCATTCAAATAAGTTTTGCGGAAAGATTGGGGAGTGATCAACCAAGCTCGTAATCCAACTCATACCAATAACAGAAGCAATCGCTAAAAAAATGACTCCAGCAAACCAGGGCATTACTTTATGAGGGTGCTTCTTAAATAATGCATAGGCAAATGGTAGTGGCAACACCATCGAAATAATGCGCAGATAAATCATTTTGGTGTCATACACCACCGCAATTAACCAATGCGCTAGGAGCAACAACAAGAGAGGAATGATGAGATATATAGAAATGTCAGTGAGCCACTGCAGCGAAGATCTTCTCTCCAACTTTTGGCTTTGCTCTTCCAGTTGATCTTCCAATTCAGCTATCCTGAGCTCATAGAACTCAGGGCTAACCACTGCAGCCAGCTTACCCTCTAAATCAGCCACCTTTGCCATCATCGGCTTAAATAAATAGAGATCACGACTGCAGGTTTTGCAAACGTGAGCCTCTTCAGAAACCTCCGACAGGCAATATGGGCAGTTCATTATTTATTAACCACCAGGTTGAGGACTGAATTAGTCTCACGACCTTCGGAGTCTTTAACGGTCACTCGAATTGTGTGAGTGCCAGGAGGAACGTCTGCTTTAGCGAAATCAATGCCATTAGCAGAAATCGCGCTTTTAAGACGAGGAGTGAGGTCCACAAATGGAGACTTCATATACACGACTTTTACCGAGCCTGGATCAATCTTCGCATCACCACGTGGCTCAAAGTTCACTTTGAAATCAAATGGCGCCACTACCGGAGTATCCGCCTCAGGGGATGCCAATTTAATCGCAGGTCCACGAGAAATCCCGCGCGTAGCCAAAGTTCCTGCAGCTGGTGGTAGCGCTGCCTCTTTTGCAGTAATCAAAGGCGCAGCGATCACTAACTGAGAAGTGATTAAGAGGAGGACCGCAAAAAGAAGCTGGGTTAATTTCATAAGTGCCTTAAATAATTAGAGTTACTCAATGGATAGATCTTAAATCAATCGCCAACCACTACAAACGGAGCCCAAAATAAAGGGTGGGCATAGGCGTACTTCATATTACCGCCCTCTTTCATGCCGCCTTGATCAATTTGATTGAGCATGGCTTGTCTCAACAGCTCAGCCTTGCTAGTGCCCTGGGCCTTTTGCTGATTTTTAAATAAATCAGTCATCATTGTCCTGGAAGCAACTGAATCAACCGGCCAATTGGATACTAAAAGTGCTTTAGCACCCGCAAAGAAGAAAGCCCTTCCTAGGCCAGATACCGCCTCAGATCCTGACCCCTCTCCAGCTGCGGTGTTGCAGGCAGATAGTACAACCCAATCAGCATCCAACTTCAAGGCAATGACCTTATCCATTGTTAACAGACCATCATCTTGGTCGCCAGTAACCTCTGGTGAAGACATTGCCAATGCGGGCTGAGTCAAACCATTTAATTCACCGGGGACTAAACCGTGAGTAGAAAACATAATCACTTTACGATCCGATAAATCCATAGATGTTACTTGCTTGACGCTAGCTTGCTTATGCAAAAAGATATCTTCAGGTTGAGCGCCGACCGCTCTACCAATTTCTTGAATTTCCAAACTAGTGTCTGGCAAGCGCGGGAGAAGAGCCAACTCTGCTGAACTAACGCCAGCAGTCTTTGGAGCACTTCGTAATTTCAACGGTATCCCACGAGTAGCCAACTGTGTAGCGTTATTTTTTTGCGCACTTTTCTCTTGCGCGCCACTAAAGTAAGGGTCTCCAAAGCCAATAAAATTTTTACGGTTAGGATTTCCCTCTGGAAGACTACGAAGGGCAGTTAATGCAGTAACGGATGGTACCTGCGCCACCGCAATATCCCTTGTTAACCATGGGACAGTCTTGTATCCCACAAAGGCAATTGGGCCGCCCTTGCTTGGTTGAGCTGTTGCCTGTGTAACCAGCAGGGATATTGGCAGCTGACCGAGCTCAGCATGCGGCACTACCAACATCACTTTTTTACCTTTAAATCCATCCTCTACGGGCGCCAAAATCTGCTGATAAAGTTTGTATGCCAAAGCAACATCAAATGGTGGAATCTCATCGATTGTCGATACACCAGGATCAAGTGCCTTGCGTAATTGAGATACTTCTTTTGCCATTTGCTTTCTGCCAATGGCTAACTGAGAAAATTTAGGTGTGCCTTGTTTGCTTATCGCCCATACGTATCCCACATTTTCTGCGAAATACCAAGATATCAAAACTTCATCAGCCTTTAAAAGTCTTTGAGTTCGCTCAATAGATGCCGGCTTTGGCTCAACAAGCTCTGCATAATCAGGGAATTTTTTCTCAATCTCTTTTTTAAGAGATTCACGTTGAGATTTAAATGTTTCTAAATCTGAACGAATTTTTGCTTGAACAGCCGGTAGTTGTTGATCGGGTGAAGCCGAACGTAAGCCAGTCAATAATTCAGAAAGAGTATTAATGCGCCTTTGTAGATCCTGTTCCTGCCTTGCAAGGCTAGCCAACTGAGGGTCTTTAATACTTGCTCGAGCAGCGCTAGCAGTAAGCGCCCTTTGAACACCGCTACCCCGAGCAATATCTGCGACCTGAAAAGCTTGAGCTGCAGCTAATGGTGCCTGACTAGGATCGGTTTTTGCTGTGTGAGCCAATAAAGCCAAATAACTTTCTAATAAAAAAGTCATTCTTTGTTGCTGTTTGATACTGGTTGTGTCATTCTCCGCATCATTTCGCGCTTGATCAATCAAAATGGGCATAGATAACTTATAAGCAGCATCCGCTTCACTCCATTTATTGTCTGCCTGCAAACTTGCAGCATCAAATGCCCGAATCATAGCCAATCGTGGAGAACTCTTATCAGCAGTGAGTTCCTGCCGCTGAAGCATGTTACCCACCATCTCATTGGCTTGATTAGCCTTACCGGTTTTTAACATCGCCAAAACCCAATCAAGATCTCCAAATTGATAGCTTTTTGCCATTTCTGGGTCTGTTTTAATGGCGGCAGCCATCTCATCAAAGACTTGATTGGCCTCTGCATATTTTCCATCCGCGACAAGCGCTGAACCAAGAGACTTTTGCGCTGATGCGAGAGTGCTATTGGCGCCTGTTGCGCCAGCAGCTTTAACGGTACTAACGGCCAATCTAGATAAAAGAACTGCCTCAGAATACCTTCCCTGCTCATTGACTATAGTCGCAAGACTTCTAAGACCACGGGCAACTTCAATTGAGTTTGAGCCAAAGCTGGATAAAGAAAGCGTAATTGATTTTCTGGCGTAGAACTCCGCATCAATTAATTTTCTCTGTCTCAGCAAGACATTGGCTAAATTCAACTCACGATTCGAAATTTGCGTGACATAAACACGTGGATTATTTGTTGCATCTGTAGGAGCTCTAACATCATCTCCGACAACATCAATTTTTTTTGAACTATTTTTAACTATTTGATATTGAGTCTCAAGTATATGCAAGGTTTTTCTAAGAGCACGCTCACTCTCAAGCCATTGGCCTTGCCCCGAAAAATAAATTCCGCGAGCACTCTCGTACCCGCTTTCCCAAATAGGGCCATATTCCATATAACCACGAGACCTTTTTAAAACACTTAACGTACCCTCCATGGCATCGAGTGCTTTTTTGGCAGCATCAAAATTTCCAGAATTAACATAATAAGTAGTCAACAGCCTACCCATCGTTATTTGGTAGCCATTCAAGTTTGGCAATGCAGATAGTTGATATGCCTGAGCTTTTTGAATTAGCGCAATAGCTGCAGACTGTTTCCCGGCAGAATTTTCTAAGACGCTTAAATTAATCAAATCATTTAGATGAAGTCGAGGATTGGTAGAGGGGTATTTATTAACTGCGATTTCGAGGTTTTTTAAAGCCTCGCCACTATTTCCTAAATCCTCAAACGCCGCAGAACGTCTTGTATAAAAATGATTTAAAACCTCATTATCTTGAGAAGTTGGCAGTGGGGTTGCTACTATCTTTTGTGCGCGCTCGACAATCGCTAAGTCTGGCTTGGTTTGCTCTACAAGCTTTAGGATATCTTTAACATCCCTTGGGGGTGCTTTAATATTTTCAACATCCACCTCATCTTTTGCGGACACTGCATAGGAATGACTTGAAAAAAACAGAATGCTGAAGCTTATTAATAACGATGGAATAAA
This region includes:
- a CDS encoding electron transfer flavoprotein subunit alpha/FixB family protein, with the protein product MAALVIAEHDNQSLKAATLNTVAAALQCSPEVDVLVAGSGADAAVVAASQIAGVRKVIQIDAANLADQLAEPLAAQILSIANGYNHILAPATANGKNVLPRVAAKLDVAQLSDITKVVSIDTFERPIYAGNAIATVQSTDPVKVITVRTTGFDPVAATGGSAAIEKAAAADSKAQSSFVGRELTKSDRPELTAAKIIVSGGRGLGSGEKYQELITPLADKLGAALGASRAAVDAGYVPNDYQVGQTGKIVAPQLYIAVGISGAIQHLAGMKDSKVIVAINKDPEAPIFSVADYGLVADLNTAVPELTKALG
- a CDS encoding electron transfer flavoprotein subunit beta/FixA family protein, producing MKILVAVKRVVDYNVKIRVKSDNSGVDLANVKMSMNPFDEIAVEEAVRLKEAGVATEVVVVTAGATQCQETLRTALAIGADRAILVETAPDADLQPLAVAKILKALSDKEQAQIIILGKQAIDDDSNQTGQMLASLMDIPQATFASKVVVADGKATVTREVDGGLETVALTLPAVITTDLRLNEPRYVTLPNIMKAKKKTIDIVKPEELGVDIAPRLKTIKVEEPPKRSAGVMVADVAALVEKLKNEAKVI
- a CDS encoding acyl-CoA synthetase; amino-acid sequence: MVNIYEQGLDRNPANYTPITPLLFLERSAEIYPNKTAIIHGKLRQTWQQTYERCRRLASALQKHGIGLGDTVAVMLPNTPPMVEAHFGIPMAGAVLNALNTRLDAESIAFMLNHGEAKVVIVDPEFSAVMKKALEIAKKESGRELLVIDVEEKEFDVPGEKLGRLTYESLLSEGDPNFAWQVPADEWQAICLNYTSGTTGNPKGVVYHHRGAAINAVSNVLDWDINKHPVYLWTLPMFHCNGWCFPWTIAARAGVNVCLRRVDAQHIFAAIKEHGVTHYCAAPIVHNLLVNASDELKAGVPAGVKGLIAGAAPPASIIEGMEKLGFDLTHVYGLTEVYGPASVCVKQDEWNDLDIGERARLNARQGVRYHMQQAIAVLDPETMKPVPADGETMGEIMFKGNIAMKGYLKNEKATQEAFEGGWFHSGDLAVMNPDGYVKMKDRSKDIIISGGENISSVEVEDVLYRHPAVNAAAVVAKPDPKWGETPCAFLEIKPGSEVTPEEIIAHCKQHLAGFKVPRAIVFCELPKTSTGKIQKFELRKQAGSATAIDV
- a CDS encoding histone deacetylase family protein, with amino-acid sequence MTTGYITHPDFLKHEMGSHHPECPERIQAINDQLIRSGVDRLLHHLDAPLATEEQLELVHSPDHVSFVRDRAPESGYFMLDGDTIMNPHTYRVALRAAGAAIAGVDAVMKGEVENVFCAVRPPGHHAEPTRSMGFCLFDNVAIAARYAMETYGIERVAIIDFDVHHGNGTEAAFFNDPNVLMCSFFQHPFYPYSGLDPADNMVNVPLPASTRGDVVRSIVEERWLPALRNFEPELVIISAGFDAHREDDLGQMGLVEDDYAWITKRLKEIANDYAQGRIVSCLEGGYNLSALGRSVVAHVKALADI
- a CDS encoding lytic murein transglycosylase; amino-acid sequence: MNFRISLLLLILALAGCSSTPTQPTQPIQPHQPILNQTDDAVTEARFSQNLNELLGQISQNQEIPLSALEMGLLDAKTIPSIRKLVLPPSGTFKKNWLAYRKRFIEPVRLKAGKAFWDQNQAFLSQVEQDSGVPAEIIVAIIGIETIYGRQTGNFRVKDVLSTLAFSYPETPNKPAREQLFKDQLKELILLCWTEAGGKLPSKNSSQGVNSARFSSCLNQNSSYAGAIGLPQFMPGSIRNFAIDGDGDGRIDLKNSPKDAIASVASFMKKHGWQAGMPISFPVQVNGIEAAKQLADGEPQLKFTVQELIDKGILTKQQGDLQSGGVEPQSKAFIIDLPYPDKDGTDQVQYFVGLNNFLTIVQYNRSYFYAQSVAEFAEALGYKNQSAVPVESLSKNVGAKAATEKSKAKKSSQKKKAKST
- the cysM gene encoding cysteine synthase CysM; the encoded protein is MSKPSYLTISQTVGNTPLVRLQRIPGLENENRNNVILGKLEGNNPAGSVKDRPALSMISRAQERGEIKPGDTLIEATSGNTGIALAMTAAMLGYKMILVMPENQSIERRQSMAAYGAELILTAASGGMEFARDYALQLQREGRGRLLDQFANPDNPRAHIETTGPEIWRDTDGQVTHFVSAMGTTGTITGVSTYLKSMNPAIQIIGAQPEDGSQIPGIRKWAPEYLPKIYQGDKVDLIEYVSQADAEEMARRLAVEEGIFCGISAGGALVVALRIARQVENATIVFIVCDRGDRYLSTGVFPA
- a CDS encoding helix-hairpin-helix domain-containing protein yields the protein MTQYLNLGRFNRLFKALAVSTVLAASSLSAYASPINVNTATQSELESIKGIGPSKAKTIIAERLDGGHFQDANDLQKRVRGIGMKSVEKMVDNGLTIEAPSSFREPNGRTKKEGSTSSRRHSRNQAGHRNQPERAGAGRRN